One region of Planctomycetota bacterium genomic DNA includes:
- a CDS encoding ABC transporter permease produces MVPAKPGLPAPLASFLGHAGGMAHLFGRTLYWVFVGPFRDRTEHRRHVFPLMEAIGNKSFPIVALVALLIGIILVLQTGYLLEKYGQIRQVSGLVAVSMTRELGPLMTAIVLVGRVGAAFTAGLGTMTISEEVLALRTMSIDPVGYLVAPRFIAILVMLPCLTVFANVVGIAGGCLMATTYDLDPWAYVSDSLDFLTLQDLLSGVVKSALFAVVICIVSCHMAFRVEGGPEGVARNTMVSVVCSLVLVILVDGLVTAFLRGLS; encoded by the coding sequence ATGGTCCCCGCCAAGCCCGGCCTGCCGGCCCCGCTGGCGAGCTTCCTCGGGCACGCCGGGGGAATGGCCCACCTCTTCGGACGAACCCTCTACTGGGTGTTCGTGGGACCCTTCCGGGACCGCACCGAGCACCGCCGCCACGTCTTTCCCCTCATGGAAGCGATCGGCAACAAGTCCTTCCCCATCGTCGCGCTCGTGGCGCTCCTCATCGGAATCATCCTGGTCCTCCAGACGGGGTACCTCCTCGAAAAATACGGACAGATCCGCCAGGTCTCGGGCCTCGTGGCGGTCTCCATGACGCGCGAGCTGGGACCGCTCATGACCGCGATCGTCCTGGTCGGCCGCGTGGGCGCCGCCTTCACCGCCGGCCTCGGAACGATGACGATTTCCGAGGAAGTCCTGGCCCTCCGAACCATGTCGATCGACCCCGTGGGATACCTCGTCGCGCCCCGGTTCATCGCGATCCTCGTCATGCTTCCCTGTCTCACCGTCTTCGCCAACGTCGTGGGCATCGCGGGCGGATGCCTCATGGCCACGACCTATGACCTGGATCCATGGGCTTACGTGAGCGACTCGCTGGACTTCCTCACCCTCCAGGATCTGCTGAGCGGCGTGGTCAAGTCGGCCCTCTTCGCCGTGGTCATCTGCATCGTGTCCTGCCACATGGCCTTCCGCGTCGAAGGCGGGCCCGAGGGCGTGGCGCGCAACACGATGGTCTCCGTCGTCTGCTCCCTGGTGCTCGTCATCCTCGTGGACGGTCTAGTCACCGCATTCCTGCGCGGTCTATCCTGA
- a CDS encoding STAS domain-containing protein, protein MSNKVDFGTSSFNIRSKKIEVRGEVDFHTAPKLREQIQATLEKKPQVLIINLSKVTRMDSAGVAVLVEGIHMARREGVILSLQDVSRAARSVLELARVDKLFQVSGGNYLPPPT, encoded by the coding sequence TTGAGCAACAAGGTGGATTTCGGCACCTCGTCGTTCAACATCCGCTCCAAGAAGATCGAAGTGCGCGGTGAAGTAGACTTTCACACCGCCCCCAAGCTTCGGGAGCAGATCCAGGCTACCCTTGAGAAGAAACCCCAGGTCCTCATCATCAACCTTTCGAAAGTTACCCGCATGGACAGCGCGGGGGTGGCGGTGCTCGTCGAAGGCATCCACATGGCGCGGCGGGAAGGCGTGATCCTCTCCCTCCAGGACGTCAGCCGCGCGGCCCGATCGGTCCTGGAGCTCGCCCGCGTGGACAAGCTCTTCCAGGTGTCCGGCGGCAACTACCTGCCGCCGCCGACCTAG